TTTCCTATGGGAGTCAGAAATGGGACAAACGGCATCAAAGAAAGTCTTTTACCGACTGCAACTTTTAGATTCGTGGGAATCATTTTCAGGAATGGCCACCAGATTATCCCTGTCCTGATATTTCGTAATACGCACGGCAGGCAAGTCTTTACGTTGGCCGGAAGCCTGCAAATCTCATCCTCATGGGTTAATAATGCTCCTTGCGGGCATAAAATACCCCCGTGATGAGCGGTGATAACACACGGGATACGCATTTCATGGCAGGTTTGTGCAAAAAGCATCTTAAAACCGTGTGCGTGTACAATATCCGGCTCCACTTCTTCCAGGAGTACTTTCAACTGTTTTTTAGTCAGGCCGGGACTTAAAACCCGGTAAACCGGTACCCCATTATAGTTTCTGACAAACTCGCTTTTTTTCACCGAGGGAATACTCGATTTATTTTCCGCTAAAGAAAATACCACCACATTCTTTCCCTGGCTTATCAATTCATTCACCAGATTTCGCACATAAACCTGGCCGCCGCCATAATCAGAGAAGAAATCTTCACTGGCCACCAATGCTATTTTCATAACTGCACTTATTATCTGATAAATCAAATTACATATTTCACAACCTGAGCCTTAACCCATTGTCGAAAAGGAAGATGATACCCCCTTTTTGCCGATTCGGAAAGTGCTTTTAATATATAAGTACGATCCTTTCGTTCGAATGCATCTTTAAAGAAAAAGTATAACTCCTTCCGTATCCAGGTATCAATGGTATATCGGGGAAGCTTATATTTGTCAATCAGATAAAGTCCGATTAGAAAAAAACCAAATCTGAATTTCACCTGTTTGATCTTGTCTTTTGCTGCTGAAATAGAATCATGAAAACCTATCACAGTGGTATCTTCATCAATAAAAACAAATCTACCCCGTAAACACATCTCTTGAAAAAGCTGGAAATCCTGCGTGGGAAAATCCGGATTAGAGAAAAGGTACTCGTCCGCTGCCAGGATGTCTGCCATAATTTCCCGACGGTAACATACGGTTGATGTCTTTATCGGACGGAAACAGCCTTCAAACTCTGCAATAACACCATCAATACCGGATTTCTCTTCCCTGATGCAGACTCCATCGAAACGGATGAAATGATCTTGTAAGTGACCTGATTCTATATCCAGTAATTTACAATTTGTATGGACCAAAACAACATCCGGTTGTGTTTCCAGTATCTCCACCTGCTTCCGGAGTTTATCATCGGTAATCCACCAATCATCGCCCTCCAGATAGGCTATGTATTTACCGCGGCAAGCTTTAAAAGTCCTTATAAAGTTTTGGTTCAGACCTATATTTTCCGCAGAAGTAACCAGATGGATTTGATCGGGATATTTACGATTATACTCTTCACAAATAGCCCTGGTATTATCAGTAGAGGCATCTTCTCCAATAACAATTTCAAAAGGGAAACCGGTCTTCTGCATCAAAGCACCATCCAGTGCCCGACGGATAAATGCCTCGTGGTTGTAGGTGACCAGCAACACACTGAGCAGAGGCCTGTTTTCCAAATATGAATCTGTCATAATTATTTCAAAATGCGGGCTATAATCTGTTTCTGATACACTTCATCTTTCAGCTCGGGAAATGACTGTCGCTTTGCTGATGTTGCTTCGTTTACATATTTTCCATCAACGGATTGAACCGTTGTAGCACCTTTTTTATACCATTCATATTCAATATCCAGATGCCCCAGATCAATGGCCTGAAATCCTTGTTTAGCCAGATCGTAGGCCAGGACTGTTGCTGTGGGTCCCAGGGCTATCAGCATCAACTTATGTTTCGGTTGCACCGAAGCGGTCTCCAGAATCCGGTCATAATGATCAAAGGCATCAAAATTGGGACAAACAATCCGTTCAATACTTTTGGTATTTGCAAACAGATCATTGCCAATGCCGGCTCTTGTGTATTCCCCCTCAATCAAAACGATTTCCCTCTCCTGCCACAAAAGCGGGAAGCGGCCGATTATTTGCGCAGCAACACTTTTATCCCTGATATTGAGGTAAGGTCTCGTCACTCCCGAATCATAATAGACCTTCTGAAAATCAATCAAATTATAGACCGATTCCCGGTTATAACCATAATAGACACTCGCCCACTGCTTTGATACATGTTCAAACCGATCCAGAGAACCCATCGAATCGGGAATTCCCACCAGGATTGATTCATCATCCGATTTTATGATTTCAAGCAAACGGATGGAAAGCGAAGGATGATAGGCCTGAAACCGGATGGAATGTCCCTGCATAATGGAAAATTCGCCATCTCCGTAACGACAGATGGAACATTTCCTGGCAATCAGCTTATCCAGAGTCTCCAATGCCGGAATTATCTTCGGAAAGAGAATTTCTTGCTGACGAATAGAATCTGCGATTTCATATTTCAGGTTTCTTAGCCGGGCATCCATGTCATACCTTTCCATGAGATATCTGGCAAAATAGGCCATAAACTCATCGATTCTCTCTTTGCATATTTTCCTGAAACCTTTCATACAGATTCTCCTTTCAATTTTTTCAATAACTGAAAAAGCCAAAATAGATTTGGAAAACCCAACGCTTTAAGAGTTATTATCCGAACCCTGTTCTTCACTGACAATCTGCCGTTTATAAAGTCACCCATTGACAACGGATACTGCTGAAATGCCCGGATTGAGCTCATTCGCTCCTCTTTGGAATAGTGATAAAGGGAATAAAGCTGCCACCAAATGATGTTTATCCAAAATTCAGCCCGTTCTTTTTTCAGAGATGAATAGTGGCGGGATTCGTCATATATCCGCATCATTGCATCCAACTGATCACTATGCTTTCCGTATGAAAGAATCGAATTAAGAATTGAGCCCGGCCTGTATCGGTAATAGTAAACACCTGATTCAGAAACCACGACTTTCTTAATTTTCTTGGCAAGATCAGGCACAATGTACATATCTTCAAAACATTTCCCCTTGGGGTAAGTTACTGACCGAAATATCTCACGCCGATAGATCTTATTCCATGCCGAGTAAATCAGCTGATCGTTTTTCCACCACAAAGCAAAGACATCATCCCCCTGAATAATGCGGGATTGAGGTTTACGCAAATATTGATGGTCACTTTGCCAGTCAAACATAACCGGAAATTGCACCATATCAAGAGCTGCATCCTCCGTGAAATAACCGACATTCAGCTCATAACAATCATTGGACAAACAATCATCTCCATCCAGAAACGTAATCAAATTCCCGGTCGCCCTGGCAATTCCTGCATTACGGGCTTCACTAAGTCCGCCATTGGTTTTGTCAATGATTATAATCCTGTTATCTCCTTTGTAACGACCGATAATCTCTCCCGTATTGTCAGTACTTCCGTCATTTACCACAATAATCTCCAGATCACGGTAAGTCTGATTGACAACCGAATCCAGACATTCGCCGATATACTCAGCGACATTATAGGCGGGTATGATGACGGATAACTTCATGTTTTACTCTCTATTCGTTTGAAGAACTTATAGCATTTGACAATTCCTGAAACCAATGCTGCAACGAACTTTCTTAAGCCGGTCGTACGTTGTAAGAAAACCACACTTTCATACAACTCTGATTTTCTCAACATAAAAAAGGTCTGAAAATCATCCAATACCAATTCAGGGAATCGGGTTGGCAAAAATAGCTCCCGCTCTTTACGAATAAGCGATATACTATCTTTTTCTGAGCTTAAACCGGTTGCATCATAATTCGCAATTATCAGATCTACATAGAGATAAGAGCAGGCTTTAAAAACAACCTGATCCATCAAAAAAATCCAATCCGATATAAGACGGTACGATTCATCAAATTGTAAATCGTGAAAAAGATCTCTCCTATAGAAAATTGACTGTTGCACAATCGTTTGCTCATACAAGAATGCCATTGTGAGTTTCCCGGGATATCTAATCACACGATCTTCCGGTGTAACCCAAACATTTCCGTAAAGGATAGATTGATCATGTTCTGTTTCGAAAACCTGCCACAAAGTATCTGACGCATATAACTGATCCCCTGAATTCAGGAAAAGCAGGTAATCACCCTGCGCCAACCGGATTCCTTTATTCATTGCATGATAGATTCCATCATCCGGTTCACTGACCCACTTGCTAATGTTATCCGGATATTGCTTTATGATCTTCAAACTATCATCAACCGAACCTCCGTCAATTATGATGTATTCAAAATTCTGGAAGGTCTGGCTAATAATGCTCAGAATGGTCTTTTGTAATCCATGTGCATTATTCAGATTTACTGTTATAACCGATAGTTTCATGAAGACATAATCTTTTATTCAAAACCCCACTTAAGATTATCTATTTATTCTTCCACGATTTAACCCATTCTATAATTGGATTTCTGTCTTTCAAACGTGTTGTTCTGATCGCATTTTCTTTTGAACATTCTTCCATATTCTCGGTCAAAATGAGATAATTCTCTTCAGTTTTAAACCTTAATCCCAAAATTGAGAAAATTGATAAATCATGGCGATGATTGATATAACCTTCAATCTGGATTGATTTTTCAGCAATTAACTCATCTGTAAACAGATATGGATTAAACAATGCTAAGCGATACCAATCATTGATCAGGGCATTGTAATAGGTTTTCTTTACAAAAAATACCCCGGCAACCAATTGCGGTTCTTCCTGCCAGCTTCGATCAAAACCCAATGAATCAAAATATTCGGCAGCTCCTTTTTTGGTCCAATATTTGAGTAAAGGACTTTTATTTTCGTACCACCAGTTATAATTCTGATTTTTATATTGAAACAAAATGCCGTTATATCCTTCTTGTAGCGCCTTAATATAATAAGTCCACTCTTTCGATTTCTTTAAAGTACACCCTGCATCAGCATAAAATATCACATCACCCGCATTAAGCTGCTTTAAAGTGTTCCAGATTACAAAAGGTTTCCATATCCAATATCCACCTCCTTTATCAAATGCCATCAAAGGAGAGTTTTTTATATAATCCGGTAAATCTTTTTCCGTGTAAATATAAAACTCGTCGAAAATGTGCAATTGCCTGGCTTCTGCCTCAATTCTCTTTCGTGCATATTTATAGACTCTATCACCATATGTAACGAATACTATCTTCATCTTACTTTGATATAAAACTCATATATACCATTTTATGCTTTTTCGAGGACAATTAGTCCTGCATTCTCATATTCAAACACATGTCCTGTATAAAGTATTAAACCCTCAACATTAAGCTGTATGGACCGATCAGTTTCAAAATAGGTTTCAAATCCGGGGTAAGTCAGAGCTATATAACCGTTAAAACACCCCTTGGTCAGATTGTGAGGGATTTTTATCCTTTCCGAAAACATAAATTCGCCTTCGTATTCATGGATTTCACCATAAGTGTGTCCTCCGGAAAAGAATGCCACTGGCAGACCAATGACATCAAAAAAACGGACTTCCAGCGCCATTCGTTTCTTTCCCTTTAGAAATCCGCAAATTGTAATCTCAAATTCATGATGCTCCCGATCAATATCGATGATCCAATCTGATTTCCCATTTATCGAAATTGATTTCACTTCAAGCCCGGCATTTTGAATCTGTATATGTTGTCTTAATTCAAAGTTCCTACTAATCACGCTATTCTCTAAGT
The Parabacteroides sp. FAFU027 DNA segment above includes these coding regions:
- a CDS encoding glycosyltransferase family 2 protein, with product MTDSYLENRPLLSVLLVTYNHEAFIRRALDGALMQKTGFPFEIVIGEDASTDNTRAICEEYNRKYPDQIHLVTSAENIGLNQNFIRTFKACRGKYIAYLEGDDWWITDDKLRKQVEILETQPDVVLVHTNCKLLDIESGHLQDHFIRFDGVCIREEKSGIDGVIAEFEGCFRPIKTSTVCYRREIMADILAADEYLFSNPDFPTQDFQLFQEMCLRGRFVFIDEDTTVIGFHDSISAAKDKIKQVKFRFGFFLIGLYLIDKYKLPRYTIDTWIRKELYFFFKDAFERKDRTYILKALSESAKRGYHLPFRQWVKAQVVKYVI
- a CDS encoding GT-D fold domain-containing glycosyltransferase; this encodes MKGFRKICKERIDEFMAYFARYLMERYDMDARLRNLKYEIADSIRQQEILFPKIIPALETLDKLIARKCSICRYGDGEFSIMQGHSIRFQAYHPSLSIRLLEIIKSDDESILVGIPDSMGSLDRFEHVSKQWASVYYGYNRESVYNLIDFQKVYYDSGVTRPYLNIRDKSVAAQIIGRFPLLWQEREIVLIEGEYTRAGIGNDLFANTKSIERIVCPNFDAFDHYDRILETASVQPKHKLMLIALGPTATVLAYDLAKQGFQAIDLGHLDIEYEWYKKGATTVQSVDGKYVNEATSAKRQSFPELKDEVYQKQIIARILK
- a CDS encoding glycosyltransferase family 2 protein produces the protein MKLSVIIPAYNVAEYIGECLDSVVNQTYRDLEIIVVNDGSTDNTGEIIGRYKGDNRIIIIDKTNGGLSEARNAGIARATGNLITFLDGDDCLSNDCYELNVGYFTEDAALDMVQFPVMFDWQSDHQYLRKPQSRIIQGDDVFALWWKNDQLIYSAWNKIYRREIFRSVTYPKGKCFEDMYIVPDLAKKIKKVVVSESGVYYYRYRPGSILNSILSYGKHSDQLDAMMRIYDESRHYSSLKKERAEFWINIIWWQLYSLYHYSKEERMSSIRAFQQYPLSMGDFINGRLSVKNRVRIITLKALGFPNLFWLFQLLKKLKGESV
- a CDS encoding glycosyltransferase family 2 protein, with amino-acid sequence MKLSVITVNLNNAHGLQKTILSIISQTFQNFEYIIIDGGSVDDSLKIIKQYPDNISKWVSEPDDGIYHAMNKGIRLAQGDYLLFLNSGDQLYASDTLWQVFETEHDQSILYGNVWVTPEDRVIRYPGKLTMAFLYEQTIVQQSIFYRRDLFHDLQFDESYRLISDWIFLMDQVVFKACSYLYVDLIIANYDATGLSSEKDSISLIRKERELFLPTRFPELVLDDFQTFFMLRKSELYESVVFLQRTTGLRKFVAALVSGIVKCYKFFKRIESKT